The Gemmatimonadota bacterium genome segment TCATCGAGCGGATGAACAAGGTCGGCATGGCGGTTGATACCTCGCACTGCGGTGACCGCACCACGCTCGACGCGCTGTCGCTGTCCAAGAAGCCGGCGCTCATCACGCACTCCAACGCGCGCGCGCTGGCCAGCAACCACCCGCGCACCAAGCCCGACGAGGTGATTCGCGCCGCGGGCAAGGCGGGGAGCGTCGTCGGGATCACGGGCGTGCGCATGTTCGTGAAGGGGAGCGAGCCCACGACCGTCGAGGACTTCTTCAACCACATCGACTACGTGGCGAAGATGATCGGCGTGGAGCACGTCGGGATCGGGAGCGACATCGACCTGCAGGGCTACGACGACATGCCGCCTGACGAGTACAAGCGCCTCAAGGACAGCTACAAGGGGAGCTACGGTTTCCGTGACAAGATCGACATCGAGGGGATCGACCACCCCAAGCGCATGTTCGACGTCACCGAGGGGCTCATCCGGCGCAAGTACAGCGATGACCAGATCCTCGGCATCCTGGGCGGCAACTTCCAGCGCGTGCTGAGCGACATCTGGGCGGGGATGCCGGGGAAGTAGTCGCGGGGGCCGGCGCCGAGCCTAACGTTTCGCGTACGGTCCCAGCACCTGCAGCACATTGCCGGCGTTGTCCCGGAACATCACGTTCGCCCGCGCCTCGGGGCGTGACGGGTAGGGGCCGCTCATGAACACCACGCCGCGCGCGCGGAGGGCGGTGACGGTGCCGTCGAAGTCGGCGACGATGACCCCGGCCTTGGCAACGCCGTGGGTGAGTTCGGGCTGCGGCGTGGCGGTACGTGCCTCGTCGTGCTGTATCAGCTCGACGATCACTCCACCGCCTTCGAGCGCGACGACACCGGCGATCTTGCCCGTTCGCGGCACGGTCATGATCCGATGCAGCCCGAGCTTGGCCTCGTACCAGGCGGCGCTCGCCTCCAGATCGGGCACGGAGAGCGCGATGAAGGCGCCAACGGCGGAGACGAACGGCTGGGCGGTCGACACCGCCGGTCGCTGACCGTCGGCGACCGCCGTCATGAAGCTCATGGCCAGCGCGACCCACGGGAATCGAAACGTGCGCATGCGAGCACCCATCGTCGGTTGTCGGTACGGAATGCGGGACGATCGAACGGCGCTGCCAGCTCCCGCGCCCGTGTGCCTCCTTGAAGCCCTGGGGCGTGGCGTAGTGTATCCCGCGGGTGATGAGTCCGCGTCATCGCGGGGACACTGCGTGCGCGCCCCGGGATGAGTCGCGCACGACGGTGACCTCTGCCGCCGGGACGGTCCGGTCGACTCGACGCCTACGGCAACGCGAACGCCACGTACGTCCCGCCACTCGGCGCCCCGTTCTTCCCGCCGCCGCAGGCAATCACGACAAACTGCTTGCCGTTCACCATGTACGTCGACGGCGTCGTGTTCCCTGCCGCCGGGAGCGCCCCCTCCCACAACAGCTTCCCGTTGGTCTTGTCGAACGCGCGGATCTTGTTGTCGTAGGTCGTCGCCGCGATGATGAGCAAGCCGTTCTCCGTCACGATCGCCCCACCATAACTGTCGCTCCCGGTGTCCTTCATGCCCTGCGCGACGAGCTTGGGGTACTCGCCGAAGGGAATCGACCATTTCGTCTCGCCCGTGTTGAGGTCGATCGCATTGAGCGTCCCCCACGGCGGCTTGATGGCCGGGTAGCCCTCGTGGTCGAGGAAGATGTCGAAGGTGGTGTTGCGGTACTTGAGGAAGGTGGGGACGTGCGCCGGGGCGAGCGTCGGTTGCTTCCCGCTCACCAGGTACTCCGTGAGCTGCTCCACCGCCGAATCGCCTAACGCGGTGACGAAGGCGGGCATGCGCCCGGTCCCGGCGCGAATGGCGTTGGTGATCTGTTCGCGCGTGAGGCGCGTGGCCACGCCGGTGAGCGTCGGCCCGATCGGCGTGCTCTTTGCCCCATGACACTCGGCGCAGTATGCGCCAAAGAGCGACGTCGTCTCGCGCGGCACGATCTTGAGGATCCACCCCATCTCGTTCGAGTTGACGTACAGCATCCCCGTCTTGGGATCGAACGAGGGACCGCCATATTCGCCGCCGCCGTCAACGCCGGGGAAGATGATGATCCCCTTCGTGTTGGGCGGGGTCCACGGATCGGGGGTGGGGTTCTCCTTGAACAGCTTGAGCGCCGCCGCATGCGCCTCGGGGGTGCGGTCGGTGAGCAAGTCCTCCGTCAGCTGCTGCCGAGCGAACGGCTTGGGAAGGATAGGAAAGCGCTGCGAGTCGGCGGTGACGTCGCCCTCGAGGATGGCCGGCGGCATCTTGCGCCACTCGCTGGGGAAGAGCTCCGCCCCCGTCTCGCGGTCGAGCACCCACACGTGCCCCGTCTTGGTGATCTGCGCGACCGCATCGACCGGCGCGCCGTTGCGCCTGACGGTGACGAGCGTGGGGGCCGCGGGAAAGTCGCGATCCCACAGGTCGTGCCGGAGCCCCTGATGGTGCCACTTCCGCTGGCCCGTATTGGCATCGAGCGCCACGATGGAGTTGGCAAACAGGTTGTCGCCCACACGATTGGCGCCATAGAAGTCGAACGACGCCGATCCGGTGGCGAAGAAGACCATCCCGCGCCGTTGGTCCACCGTCACCCCGGACCACGCGTTCGCCCCCCCCGCCACCTTCCACGCCTCGGCGGGCCACGTGTCGTAGCCGAACTCGCCGGGGTGCGGAATGGTGTGGAAGCTCCAACGAATCTTCCCCGTCTTCACGTCGAAGGCGCGCACGTCGCCTGGGGCCGACGGGAGTGCTTCGGGGACGGATGTGCCGACGATGAGCATGTCCTTATAGACGGCCCCCGGCGTGCTGGCACTGACCGAGAGCCCCTCAGCCGGCCGCCCCAACCCCTCGCGCAGGTCGACCCACCCGCTGTCGTTTCCCCACCCGGCTGCCTTCTGCCCCGTCGACGCGTCGAGCGAGAAGAGGCGGTAACGATAGTTGAAGTAGACACGACCGTCGTGCACCACCACGCCGCGATACCGAATGCGCGGCCCGGTGAACTTCCCCCCCGTGGGATCGAAGCTCCACAGCTCCTTCCCGGTCGCCGCATCGAGCGCGAAGGCGCGCTGCTTGGGCGACATGGCGTACAGCACCCCGCCCACAACCACGGGGTTCGACTGCATCTCCGACCCCTCGAACGCGTCCCGTGTGTCGTAGCTCCACGCCACCCGCAGCGTCGAGACGTTCTGCGGCGAGATCTGCGAGAGCGTCGTGTAGTGGGTCTTCTCGTCGCTCCCGTGGTACACGGGCCAGTCGACGTTCTGCGGCGGCGCGTTGCACGCGGCGGCGACGAGGGCGGCGGCAACGGTGTGGCGAAGGCGCATGGAGGGGGGACCGAGAGGGGAGCGATGGGGGGGAGGCCGTGAGCCGGGAGGCGCGGCCCCCCTCGCCGCCCCCGATATGCCGCCATGTCACGCCGAGCGCAACGGACCGCCGGGGCGGCAGGACCCCGCTCGCGTCGCGATCGGACTAGAGGCCAAGTCTCCAAAGGACCACCACGCCGTGCCGACGCAGGGTGCCGGCGCATGAGTGCTCACTGGACCGGTAGCGACTAGAAGTCCGTTGCCGCCATGCAGCTTTTCCCCTGCTCAAGTGCCACGACTTGCAGCCGATACCGTACCTACAGGGTGAGTCACGTCGCTGCATTGGATGCTCCATCGGTCAACGGTCGAGGCGCAGGCGAACGATGCTACGGAATGTGAAGGTGGGAACGCGCGTCCAGGCGGGGTTCGCGTTCATCGGATCCGCGATGGTCGTCTCGGCCGCGGTGGCGATTGGCGGGATGGCGATGATCAACGATCACGCACGGCTGGTCTACAACGACCGCGTGATCCCGATGCAGGAACTGAAGTTCGTGGCCGACGGCTACGCCGTCGCGATCGTCGACAACACGCACAAGATGCGCGCGGGGACCGTCTCCATCGCCGACGGCGTGGCGACGATCAAGCGCTCGCAGCTTGCGATCGACAGCGCCTGGACGTCCTACGCGCAGCACCAACTCTCGGCAGACGAGAAGGCGCTCGCGGCGACCGCCGAATCCACGGTGAAGCGCGCGAATGCGGCGATCGAGAAGCTGATGGCCATCCTGGCGCGCAACGACTCGGCGGCGCTCGTCGCCTTTGCCGAGCAGGAGCTGTATCCCGCGATCGATCCGGTGTCGGACGCGCTCTCGAAACTCATCGACGTGCAGGTCAAGGTCGCCGCCGCCGAGTTCGCCGACGGGGAGTCCATCTACACGATGTTCCGCTTGGCGGCCATCATCGGAACGCTCCTCCTCTTCCTGACCGCGTTAGGCATCGGGCGCTGGACCGCCCGCTACCTCTCCCGCGGCACAGGGGGACTCGTGGCCCAGCTGGAGTCGCTGCGCAGCGAGCAGATTCCCCGCCTGCGCCAGGGTGCCGTGGCGATGGCCGATGGTGACCTTGCCACCCCGATCGCCTTCGAGGCGGCCCCGCTCCCGGTGGACGGCGGCGATGAAATCGGGCAGCTCGCCTCGGGACTCAATGGGGTGCTCGACGAGATGCGTTCGATGGCCGAGGCGATCGAGCGATCGCGCACGACGCTCAGTGCCGTGATCGCGCAGGCCTCCGCCGTGGTGGCCGCCGCCCGCGAGGGGGCGCT includes the following:
- a CDS encoding VOC family protein, producing MSFMTAVADGQRPAVSTAQPFVSAVGAFIALSVPDLEASAAWYEAKLGLHRIMTVPRTGKIAGVVALEGGGVIVELIQHDEARTATPQPELTHGVAKAGVIVADFDGTVTALRARGVVFMSGPYPSRPEARANVMFRDNAGNVLQVLGPYAKR
- a CDS encoding PQQ-binding-like beta-propeller repeat protein; amino-acid sequence: MRLRHTVAAALVAAACNAPPQNVDWPVYHGSDEKTHYTTLSQISPQNVSTLRVAWSYDTRDAFEGSEMQSNPVVVGGVLYAMSPKQRAFALDAATGKELWSFDPTGGKFTGPRIRYRGVVVHDGRVYFNYRYRLFSLDASTGQKAAGWGNDSGWVDLREGLGRPAEGLSVSASTPGAVYKDMLIVGTSVPEALPSAPGDVRAFDVKTGKIRWSFHTIPHPGEFGYDTWPAEAWKVAGGANAWSGVTVDQRRGMVFFATGSASFDFYGANRVGDNLFANSIVALDANTGQRKWHHQGLRHDLWDRDFPAAPTLVTVRRNGAPVDAVAQITKTGHVWVLDRETGAELFPSEWRKMPPAILEGDVTADSQRFPILPKPFARQQLTEDLLTDRTPEAHAAALKLFKENPTPDPWTPPNTKGIIIFPGVDGGGEYGGPSFDPKTGMLYVNSNEMGWILKIVPRETTSLFGAYCAECHGAKSTPIGPTLTGVATRLTREQITNAIRAGTGRMPAFVTALGDSAVEQLTEYLVSGKQPTLAPAHVPTFLKYRNTTFDIFLDHEGYPAIKPPWGTLNAIDLNTGETKWSIPFGEYPKLVAQGMKDTGSDSYGGAIVTENGLLIIAATTYDNKIRAFDKTNGKLLWEGALPAAGNTTPSTYMVNGKQFVVIACGGGKNGAPSGGTYVAFALP